In Lolium rigidum isolate FL_2022 chromosome 7, APGP_CSIRO_Lrig_0.1, whole genome shotgun sequence, the DNA window tggctgccctgctccagaggtaatttcaatcaatatcgtatctgcatcttcatctgttctcattcgatgatatcatcaactaatcaataactcatttactcattttttctttgccgggtagggcttggaaacggttcatcaatactgtttcgggtaaatggaaaccggagcttacatttaaagatcgccctataagtagtactatatatatagctatgttcacgaatctctttgatattttgtttcaataccatgcttgattattagtttgatcgaactattttttcgtaaagtgtttgaagcaggaacCCAGGAATAACTTatatggatactacgtctgcgagttcattcgcGAGATGACCTGTCATAGGGACCCGGAAGAGGCTATACAAGCCACTCATGTACGTGAACaatttttcacaattaatcttattattaccatcaattgtattgagttacattcatatatattgatctcatTTTTTAATTTAGATGGAACGCCTGCGGGACTCTCTCCtaacggaggatcgcatacgagcaattcaagaggaaattgcgggattctttcttaccgaggtcATAGCTCGAAATGGAGAATACCATCGGGAGTTCATATCGCTATGACTTAGGGATATGAATAGATATGATACCTTTTGGTTCCGGCtttatatattgtaaacatgcatTACTTGTACTGTATTTCATGACGATGTCTACATATACATGACCATGTTTGaggtttcttgaatgatgtatgcattgcagaaTTGAATGAATAATATAAAACCCTAAAACTCTGACGCGGCACAGAAACGgccagtttctctgccgcggcagagaaacgctgctccaccctcaacctctgccgcggcagagaaacggccaCCGGCAAAGACCCTCCAGTCCCGGTTCGtatcacgaaccgggaccaaaggtcctccaccacgagccccctagctgcaccacgtggcggggcctttagtcccagtgtatatttgaaccgggactaaaggtttgagCCTTTAGTCCCGCCTGTTTTGTCCCGGTTCGAAAACCGGGACTGATGGCCCAAATGAACCGGGACTGttggccctttttctactagtgacagacctttttctactagtgacagaCTGCCGAAGCTATGCCTCGCTGTCAGTACTGGCACcgctgagaagatgcatcgagccAGGGTCGCCGCTAGgcaggcccgacgaaacgtccgcccagACGAGAGTGGTCACACGGCGCGACCGCGCAACGTCCACAGAGATGCATCCGAGGCACATATTTGGGCCGTGTTTGCGTCTTCACGGACAACCTGGTaactatgcgtcgggccgctgggatTGAATGCAGACGCATTTTTCGACCGCACGGTCGCAAACGGTCGCTTCGCGTCCATTTGCATAggcccgttgaagatgccctaaagCATGGCATCCATccattagagatgctcttataggaAAGAAATGGGCTTCTAAAAAAAAAGACAGCCTCCACCTTCCGCGTTTGGGCATGTTGAAAATAATTGTCTCAGTGTTTGCTGTTTTaaatatttttcttatataactTGACTATTATGTTTCTCTTTCGGTATGTCTGAATCCATGCACACAAGAGGATATACAAAAGGAACTTCAAGGTCGTCTGACTGTTGGAAAACACGATATTTGTCCTCATGTTGCTTCCAACTCATTTTAGCATATTCGTACCGATTCTTACAAATCAAATGTATTGATCCAAATCAATAAAGTTTGCACTGCTCTTGTTGAAGTCTCATTTCGGTATAACATACCAAAGCATATTCTTTGACCACTCCATATCCAAGTTGTGCAATATTTTTATTACCTTTCAGGTTATACTATCTTTTTATTCCATTATATTATCACTGTCGAGTAATTTGGTCCTGTCCTACTGATCCTCTGCTGCAACGCACGGGGTATCTTGTACTAAGGGGAATGGTGGAGCCCTTGATGTCAATTACCTGACCCTTGTATACTACTACTACCACAAGTTTTCAACAGATTGATGATATAATGCCGAGTCTTGTAAAATTTACCTCTTGTGAAGTTCATCTGGGAGCAAGAATATTCTCAAATTCCTGATCGGTTGCTCCAAGATTACATTCGACTGAGTTCACTCCGAAATTTGATTACATTGAGGTAATCCAAATAAGGGAACGCATCTTTTGTCGACAATGTAGTGAGCACTCCACTATTCCAGTTTCCAGGATGAAGCTTCTTCAGAGTTCAGATCGTAAAGAATCACACGCACAGGCCGGGACGACTTCGATCAACGTTTTATTCAGAGTTCAGAGCTGCACAGGACTGACGAGCGGCCTCCCTGAGAAGAAGGCCTCGAGGTTGGCGGTGACCACCTCGAGCGCGCCGCGGATGGACTCGGGCGTGATCACGGCCCTGTGGTCCGACAGCACGACGTTGTCCATGCCGAACAgctccggcggcacggccggctCGTTCGCGTACACGTCCAGGCCCGcgtcgccgaggacgccgccccGCAGGCACCTCACCAGCTCCGGCTCGTCCACCAGGCCGCCCCGGCCGACGTTGATCAGCACGCCGTCCTTCCCCAGCGCCTCCATCACCTCCCGGTTCACCATGTGCTTCGTCTCGGCCGTCAGCGCGCAGGACAGCACCAGCACGTCGCTGCCGGCGGCGAGGTCGAGCAGCGCGGGGACGAACGTGTATGGCGATGAAGGCTTGGGCGACCTCGAGTGGTAGGAGACGGCGCAGCCGAAGGCGGCGAGGCGCCGCGCGACCCGGGAGCCGATGTTGCCCAGCCCCACGATCCCCACTCGCTTCCCGCTCACCTGCCATTGCACAAGAGTCCGATTTAATTCTGTTCGAGATTCAATTTGCAAGCGCGATGCAAGATGAATCAAGAAAGGATACCATGCGTTGTAATTGTACAGTCACAGCGATGTCGATGAACTAATTCTGGCCACCGCGATCTATTGACCATGGCAGCGAGCTATGTGAAAACAGAGTCGTTGAACGCGGAACGGCACGGCACTCGGCACCAGCGGCCAAGAAGTACTACTAACCTTGGTGGCGAGAGGGTAGTCGCCGTCGGCCGCCCACCTGCCCCTCCGGACGTACGCATCTGCGGCAGCCACCCGGCGGagcacggcgacgaggagcccgacGGCGTAGTCGGCGGAGTCAACCGCGAACGCTGGCCCGGCGTTGGTCACGCTGAGCCCGCGGCTCCGGCAAGTACCGAGGTCCACATGATCAACTCCCACGGAGGTGCCCGCCACGAGCTCCAGCGCAGGGAGCCTGGCCAGGTGTTCGGCAGTGACCGGCGCGAGCCCCGGCACGAGCAGCACCCTCGCCTCTGCAGAAGTCGCCGCGTCGGCGTCCGCGGAGAGGACGAACCGGTAGCGGCCGGCGAGCGCAGCGGCGAACTCCGGGAAGAGCGGCTGCGCCAGGAACACCAACGGCTTCTCGTCGGCGGGCGACTGCGGCGTGGTCTCCATCCGGATCCCGGCAACAGCTTGTCCGGTAGAGGGGATGGAATCAGTAGCTGCTTTGGAGTGACAGCAGCAAGTTTGGTGGTGACTACTGACTGCCGACCATTATCTATTCTATTGAGAAATAACAAAACGAACCCATCGACAAGATCACTCTCCGATTTCATAGGATTATTTTTGTCGTGCAGCTGAAGAACATTGTTGATTCGTTCTCAAGAAACACATAGTCTGACCATTTCAATAGGGTAAATATAGTACCGTTGCCGGCAATATGATCATTATGGAACAGACGAAATGCGGCGTTTCCGAAACTCAATCTTAGATATAGATGCCGTCCTAGCACGTAGGAGTACACAAATCAAAGAAAGAAGAAAGGGTGCGTCATGGTAATGCACTTTGCGCAAATTATTAACCTGTTCTGGGTTTAGCACTCTGCCTCCTCTCCCCTGTTTCGAATATCTAGGGGCGATGCAAATCTAATATTTCTAGAGTCGATCTAGAACTAACTTAATTTTTGATCGTCTTTGAACTATCAAAAGAAaaagatgtagccaatgatgtgtTATTTCAGCTTGCAAAGTACAAGGTGTTTTGCacggaaatggtgaatggaacctgggtgcgcgcgcacccatttacgaaaagtttaaaaaaacgctatttaaaagtttcaaaaaaatgtgaagtaaatttttgcatgtatatattatgttgatacttactcgtgtgtgttttcacggaaaaataccattgggtgtgacctacacaaaaacaacaaaatgcaaattcctattcctgtgaatagtaaaattcctattcactattctcatttggacattttgtcatttttatgcaggccacacacaatggtattttttcgtgaaaactcacacgagtaagtatcaacataatatgtacatgcaaaattttacttcacatttttttgaaacttttaaatagcatttttttgaacttttcgtaaatgggtgcgcgcgcacccaggttccaaacgtccgggtcgGTGTTTTGCATTCATATTTTGTACACACGGACGGCAAAGTATTGACTACATCTAGATTTGTTCAGAATATTTTCAAACCTCAAAATGtgggttttattttcttttcaaaGAAAATAATTGCTATGTCCCGAGCACTAAAACGCCAAGCTCACAATACCCTCTTTTTCTATAGAATGACAAAAGCATCTCCTTAGTGATTTTTAAATATAGAAATAAAAAGTAGAGACATGTTATAGGAATGCTTTGTGCAAAACAAAGTACCAATGACGGTAGAAATTTGGTGGGGCTAGGTGTTTGGTTCATAGGATAAAACATGCAAATACTCCTCAAATTAAAGTCAAATCACATATAAAGTATATGATGATACTATTATGCCACGAAAGACCTTGTCTCATTTCGTGCATGGAATTTGAAAAAAGGTCTAGGAGGAATCTAAAATTcttgactttttttttctttgaaactgtggtcaaacaaaaaaaagaacacTATTTTTCATTTTCTTGGGTCCTTGGGATGAGTAGCTACAATAGGAAAACTCTATAGGTATATGTTATTCCTTCAGTTATTCCTTTAAACCAATGAAAGCCTAAATTATGTATTTTCTCCAGTTCTCTAGAGCAActtagaaatcgaacactatactACCAATTAGAGGAATCATACATCGTCTGGTGTTCACTATATATGAATTATTTTTCCTAGGTGGGTAGTGCGGATTTCATGCATCCTCTAGTCATTTCATCCTCCAAAAGACTGATCTAATAGAAGTTACTATGCAATTCAATTCAACCTGCCGTTGGGATTATGTTTGAAGTAGCGCGGGCCTTCTTGCCTTGTTGGACATGGATCTTTAGACATTTTTTAGGGAGATAACATATTTTATTTGTAATGTTGCTGTTGCTAGAATTTTAACACGGAGCTAGCAGGGTACAAGCTGGAGCCATGGTTCCTCTTAGGGTAGAGTTTTTTCCTTGAAAACCTCCTGATTAATACATGTAGATTTAAGTtccaaatttatctaaatttatatATATACTTGTCCTCCTTGTGTAACTTTCCTAGGACCCTGATGAACACTAGTGCATGTGTAGCAAACTCAAAAAAGAGTTAGTAGCAAACTCGTGCGAGTGACTCCGGAGACGACAGAAACCCTAGCAAACAACCCATCCTCCATCGTGCTcccctggccgccgccgctggcagTGCCGGTAGCGGTGGCGGCACCCGTCCATTGAAGACGGAGCGTGTGGACGGGCGATGCACCCCGGCTGCTCATCTTCACGCAGGGACATGCGTCTCGCGGGCTGTGCTAGGTGGATCctggcggcggcgctcggcggaGCGGCCACGCAGTCTTGGCGGCGGCGCTACGAAGCCCGTGTAGGCGAGGACCCTGGCGCATCGGTGCGGCTGTAGGGCCCAATCTGGGCCCAAACCTGGCCCGATCTGGGCTTCTCGCTAGGGGCTAGAGGGATGGGATGGAGCGGATGTGGCGGTGTAGTAGTTCCAGTGGCGTGAGCGGCTTCCAGCGGAGTCGGCTGCGCAGGCAGGATTCAGGGCTCGACCAGGGCTTCCCTGCTCTGGTGCGCGATGCCTGGTTGAGCTGGTTCTCCATTGTCTGATGCTTGCCTTCCCGCGTGGGTCCGTGGAAGAAGGGTCGGCAACGTCTTTAGGTTGGTCGGGGTGAAGCTGAAGGTGTCACTCGCTCCCCTCGCCGTCGATGAGTGCTGGCTTCTCATGGGTGATGGCTGTCTGTTTTGGTCCTTGTTAATTTTGTGGACTGTAGGGCTGCTGCAAGGGTTGGGAGAAATCCATGTGCTAGTGCACGACGACAGCGACGCCTGCGGGCGTCGTCACCTTCTTAAAGGCGTCGTCTAGGCCCTTCCACCATGCATCCTCCTGAACAACGGGAGAAACCATGGTCCCAACTTGTTGGTTCAGGCAACGACGACGCTATTGTGtctttcccttcttggaggcgttgttcGAGTTGCTCGTGGAGTCCCATGTCGACAACTGAAGTCAATATCGGTCGCTACTTGGAGCATGGGCTTCTTGGGTGCAATGTACACTAGTATCAACATTGCTTGGGCGATGCTATCCTCACTTCCGGCCATGTCATGTTGTCCACCTATCGACTTCTTCTAGGCAGTTTGGGTGTGCGATACGTTGACGTCTGCCACCCTGGAGCTAGGGTTTGATCCAAGCTGTTTTGCTTTAGTTGTGACGCGGTCTCGAGTTCGTGTTTCCGGTGCCTGTTGGCCAGTGGTTGGGCAAGGCGTTTGTGCTTGTTGTGTGCTTTCAGGTGTGTTCCTCCTTCCTCGCTGAATGGCTTCATGTGTAAGGGTTTTGGGTCCGATTTACCTCATAAACTAGATCGAAGTTGTTTCTTTGAAGATTAATACCATGACTGGGCAGCTCTCCTACGGGTTCTCGAAGTAAATGTATTTTTAGCTTTTATACTATCTCCCTCTATAAAATTAATTCGCAAATTTGTCTAAATATAAATGTATCTAAACACTCTTCAGTGTATATAGATATattcgaatttagataaatctctgACATCTTTCTTATTGGTGGAGGGATTATTAAGTTAATGTTTGAAGTTTTGGCTAATTTTACTGAAAATTTAGCAAATAAGAAATCAAATCGGTATAATATAAATTGGTGCCACAAAAATTGTCACACTTTTCCACGTGCTAACCTTGCTAGCGAGAGGGTAATCCCCGTCGGCCGACCACCTGCCGCCGCGGATGTACGCCTCAGCAGCAGCAACCCTTCGGACCACGGTGACGACGAGACCGACGGCGTAGTCGGCCGAGTCGACGGCGAACGCGGCACCAGCGTTTGTCACGCTGAGCCCACGGCGCCGGCAGGCGGCAAGATCGACGTGGTCGACGCCCACGGAGATGCCCACCACGAGCTCGAGCGCGGGGAACCCGGCCAGGTGCTCGTCCGTGACAGGCTTTAACCCCACGAGGAGCACCTTCCCCTCGGCCGTGTCCGCCGCGTCCGCGTCAGCGGCCAGAGCGAACCGGAAGCGgccggcgagcgcggcggcgaaCTCCGGGAAGAGCGGCTGCGCCAGGAGCACCAGCGGCCTCTCGTCGCTGGGCGGTAGCGGTGGCCTCATGTTCTCCACTAGCCTTGAAACGTTTGTAGGGACAGGGAGAGTAAAACCACCAGCAGACACGGTGTGTGGTGGAGGACACACTGCTGTGTAAGAAGACGACATTGCGCTGAAAATTAATGGCAGTGAACCAAACATTTCAGCTCGCAAGAAGATCACGATCTGAAGAACTTGCGCAGAGAACATATGACCGAATCCACCGTACAAAGACTCAAAGTCTCTTTCCGTTCCAAGCTCAAGTTTTGTGGACGACATTGGCACGATCAGTCGAAGACCTCGAGGACGGGTGTAAGCAGCGGCGCGCCGGCGAAGAAGGCCTCGAGGTTGCCGGCGACGAGGCAGTCGAGGTCGGTCATGGCCTCCGGGGTGTACGCGGCCTGGTGGTGCGTGAGCACCACGTTGTCCATGCCCAGCAGCTGGGCCGGGACGTCGGGCTCGTCCTCGAACACCTCCAGCGCGGCGCCGGCGATCCTGCCCTCGGCCAGCGCCCTCACCAGCTCCGCCTCGTCGACGTTCGCCCCGCGCGCCACGTTCACCACCACGCCGCCGCTCCCGAGCGCGTCTAACACGGCCCTGTCCACCACGTGCCTGGTCTCGGCGGTCAGCGCGCACGCCACCACGAGCACGTCGGAGCCCGCGGCGAGGTCGAGGGCCGTGGGGCGGTACCCGTAGGAGACGCCGTGTTTCCGCCGCCGGGAGTGGTACGAGACGACGCATCCGAACGCTTTGAGCCGCCTCGCGATCGCCGACCCGATGCTGCCGAGGCCGACGATGCCGACGCGCTTCCCGCCGAGCCTGGAGCCGACGGGGGGAGAGAGGAGGAACTCGCCGCTGAGCACGTCGATGAGGAGGCCGATGGCGTAGTCGGCGACGTCGGCGGAGTATATCCCCGCGGCGTTGGCGACGGCGACGCCGCGGCGCGCACACTCAGGGAGGTCGACGTGGTTGAGGCCCGCGCTCACGGAGACGACGCAGCCCAGCGAGGGGAGGGCGTTCAGGAACGCCGCGTCGATGCGGACGACGCCGCTGCCTGGGACGACGGCCGCGCGCGGGGGGTCGTCGGTGGCGGCCGCGGCGACGAGGAAGGCGGACAACGGGAGCGGCGAGGCGTGGGAGTCGAGGAGGCGGTAGCGGCCGGCGAGGTCAGCGAGAATGGCCGGGTTCAGGCGGTAGAGCACGAGCACGGACGGAGACGACGGCATTTGCCTCGCCGGAGATGCGGCCGTGATGCGAAATTCTGGTGCGGCGTCGCTATCTGTTGAGTGCGACCGATTGGCTAACATAGTACAGTATCACTCTTTTTGTAATACTagaggataccccgcgcgttgcagcggatcCTTTTAGAAAATTATTACTGGGCAATATAAATGTTGAAATATCATATATAGATAAGATGGCATAAACTGAAAGGTTACAGATATAGTGTTCAACTAAGGATAATATAGTGTGGACAAAATAATGGTTTAGCAAGCTATATAGAAGTAAGAATTGGAAAAAAAATCAATACAGCTGATATTGATTAGAGCAATATAAATTATACCAATTTGATACATTGTAGACAACATGCTGAAATCAAGTGTAAGCTACATAAGGGTAGGTAGAACCGTGAACCCAAAGATGCACCGCTGAGTATATTTTTTACAATCAAGTCATGGTTTCTTATTTTAGTACATCACCTTCTCATTACTTTTATAGATTAAATCTCATGTCATCGTTCAGATATTCTGAAAGTGAACCAAAACAAACATGAGTATTGAGTTATTATTTAACAAAATTGCATATATAGAAAAGGAAACACAATGAATAATAAGTGACCAGGCCAATAGTTGCAGCTTGTCCAAGATGGACAATTGATCAATAGATGTACAAACTGGTCGGTAGCTGATAGAAGCTATATGGACCTGGATGTGAGCAACACAACAGAGACTATTAGAAGTAAAGCACAGCTGAACATCTGTGAAGTAGAAGACGAACAAAACAGTTTTTTCTATATTGCATGAACATGTCAGTGTGTAACTACGTTTAACTTTATCATCGCCAGTTCACCATATGCTCCCTGCAAAAAGAATCAATTACAATAGAACAAATTAAGAGGATCTCCTAATTATAAAACCAAAATCAAGTGCCAAGCTAGTCCAAGATATCATATTAAAAAACTAAGCACAATCTCAGCAGAAAAATCAATTCTGCTATAGATCTTGCAATTGGGCTACACCAAAAATGAAGTCAATCTAGACATCAATGAATCGATGTCAGAAACTTTTGGATGAGCTCACGAAGGGTTGGGATTTGGCAACCAAGTATGGTGCGAGCTGGTGGCAACCTGACGGTACGGCAGCGGCTGGCAGTGTGTGAATAACAGGGATATAATTCAAATTTAGATTTGGATTAATAAGCAGACAGGAAGATCAAGAAATAGCAACAGAAAAAATCATATGAAAGGACTAATGACCAAGAAATATGGCGGCTCTTTCATCCAAATTGTCTAACACATGAGGTTACCATAAGCCATATTCATGGGGGAGAAGATGGGACGGAGTGGCTCGTCTGTGCCGCCAGCATGAGCTGTACAGGGGACGCCGGCCGGCCAGACGCCAATCCGTAATGGAGGCTCTGAAAGAATTGGTTCGGAGCAAGGCGCGCGCCATTTAAATATGGAGAAGCTGCATGAACTTCTCATATACCTCCATAAAATTCCATTTTTCGTAGTAATTGTTTTATATTTGTTGGGAGAGGAAGCTACTGCGTCGCCGCGGAGAGGAAATGTTCTGTGGTTGTAGTGCCGCTCTAGCGTCAACGATATTGTGCGTCATAATAActcatgagaaactgaaacatcaaTACGACGATTATGTTGATTCATGAGCATATATAGAAATGAGCTGTACGTGGGCTAGAATAATAAGCTACATGTGGGCCAGCCCGTACAATTTGATTAATACTACAAAGAAGCGCAGGAACAGATGTAACGCTCTTCatggaaaaaaagaaaataattgATGACATGGTCTCACAAAATTTATTGGCAAGACTGATGATGTGGCAGTCTAGGATTGGTTGTAGATACTGATGAtgtggataccttgcatgtgcagGAAAATGGGATCAACTATTAAGAATAAAAAGATGAGCCCTTTTACCAAACGAAAATACTTTGCTGAAACGGCGGAAATTTAATTGGGCTCCCGGAGTGCATATAGTTCCTCTATCAAAATATtttaagtgtcaaaaaagtttaataaaaaattctacatgcacATCTCCGTAATATATACGtgagttcgtcaagtttcacgaaaaattaatatattttatggtcAGTGTAAAAAAGAGACACACGTCACATGGCAAGTCAATTTTTTataaaacgactttgtgagcgtgtagcacgtgaagatgtaattgcaaattttttgtttcaattttttaaattttaaaatatgtgtaagatgcattaatagagggagcatacgcttcCATGTTCCCAAACACCACTCCCGCTAAAATAGCTTCTATATAAAACGGAGGTACCGTATAAAAAAATCAACTAGAAGGCAAACTACTTTGAAACACGAGAGACATTGCAAGGAAAAAACTTTTGTACTTACACGTGTGAGTGTATTCCTTTCTCTATCCTCTTTTTATCCAAATCTCGAGAAATAAATGgtggtgacggaaacacccacatcCATACGTGTAAGTACAAATCTACTCTTGTCATTGCAATTACAATCGCGACAAAGATGAAAATTGCACCAAATGCATGTTAAAGGCGAATTTGTACTTAGAGTAGCATTTGGATGGGGCAAGTAAGAGGTGGAGTGTTGTTGCATCTATCGCGGTGACATTGGCGGGTCTCGTAAGGTCATGATGGACTCGCGTAgtgggttgggggggggggggcgatgtGTGGCATCTTGGAGGCGTCGATAGCAGGACTATCAAAGACTATGTGGATCTCTACCCGATGATTTCTTGACGGTTCCAATAATTGTGACGGCTTCTGTAGTGTGTGCAGAGGTACTTGCTCTATACCGGATGAGCGCTCTCATTTTGCTTAGAGGGTGTCATAAGACCTTGTCGACATGATCTTCACCCATTCCCAGGTTTGTAGCTGTTCCGTGGTGACTTTGATACTTTGATTTATACTCTTTGTCAGTCATTTtttgaataatttaataaagaggGCTGTAAGGTCTGGGGTCTCATCCTCCCTTTCAGAAAAAATATGCACATTTTTGGCTGTGACGGATCTGGCACAACGCTatagccacaaaagataatttactgaaaagAAATTGAACATGAGATTCTCTTTGAAATCAtgttttttaatttgaaaaatacTTATCACCATGACACAAATGCTTCAAAGTGAATTTCCGGTGCTCACACCGTCACACTCACACGACTAGGACACATGTCGTTCTTTTAAATGTGGATATCTTCGAGCTTAAAATGATCCGCACATATTCGGTTTTAGACAAAGTTTCTGAGATCGCGTGGAGGAATCCATCTAGGTTTTGGCTTCAAGATGGATGGgaggcttctgttttctcgccaaAAACAATGTGTTAGTTCATGGAAGTGAAATTTCCTCTCCACCATTATCTTCGGTTTGTGTATCTTACGGACGTATTATGGAAGGTACGACTACAATTATGCTTATATTTATTCTTATGGCGACAAAACCAAAGCATGGGGGAGAAAAAAGATGGTGTCATTGGATGGCTACGCACGCAGGGAATACAAACCGGACATGGAAGAAAAAATTGTTGTTCGATTCGTTCCCCCTCTATGATGACTATGTGTCCCATCTCTATTATCAGCATACCATCAAAACGCTGGCCTGTTATCCATGTGACACTAACGACACAAGATTGCCCTGGAGTGGACACAGCACAAAAGCATGGATCTAGCAGATATGGTGTTTTTGCACCAGTGATTTATGCTCCTGCTTTTTAAATAGAATTTTAAATGTATTATAAAATGTCAAGAAAAAGCCGGAAAAAAATCTCGCATATAACATGATGTTCTATATGTTCGGGAAGTCATTTCACGACAAAATGAAGCTATTTATGTTATgtgtaaaaaatataaaaaatattggTGTTAAAAATATGCTCTCTACAAGACAGTTCCTTTTCTTCTTAAAGAAGGCACATAAAATGTCGGGTTCGGCAAAAAATGGCAAGCTCAAATAGAATGTCGACATATATGAGTGAAATTTTTGTTCGGAACTTTttgatattttaattttttttttccggTGGTAGGAGCATATGCACCTAAGATCAGAAATGCATTTCCGGAATCAAGCGGGTTACCCAGTGCTATATGATTCTGTTTTGGAAACGGGAACCTCCACTCTAACATCTCTATCAAACTGATGCacacaaactttatattgttataAAATTCATAGCATATCGGTTTTATATCTTATGGATCGCTCAAAGTCGCAGCGAAAATAAGCCATCAAGAGAACAAGAGTATCCTCTATGCATCTTGGATTCGCTTAGAATGATGACATCCATCCCAGCACAAGATAGCCCGAACGACCGTCATCGGATGATTGGAACCAGTATCTATAGGTCCACGTTGCTCTACAGGAAGAAGGTACCACATGTGATTGAAGAAGCCACCATGTGTATAACCTACAAAAAATCTGTTTCGACATTAATTTGTAAATGAATGCACCTAACATGTGTCTGTGGGTGGTGGCATGCGTTCCTGGCTGTGCAGGCGTCAGGGCTGCGGCGGGCAGATGATGCGGCGTGttggcctctccatcgaccagtggCGCCAGATTTGGGAGATCTCcgtctgacaaggtattaacttgtcaatgcctacaagttgtagactagagtttcgtggaaagtagagggcaagtagatctcgaaggtttcagccgaaaaggtgctcgactgctaaaactagggttgtgttgacaatgaatcgattctttatttctccctcggctcccccttatataggaggcggagccgagggtttcgtgatgtacaagttacaaactgcgggagactctttgagtttgtcccgtataattacaagtctatattccTAATATATCcctatcttccatatcgacgccttattgggc includes these proteins:
- the LOC124673318 gene encoding glyoxylate/hydroxypyruvate reductase HPR3-like, with product MPSSPSVLVLYRLNPAILADLAGRYRLLDSHASPLPLSAFLVAAAATDDPPRAAVVPGSGVVRIDAAFLNALPSLGCVVSVSAGLNHVDLPECARRGVAVANAAGIYSADVADYAIGLLIDVLSGEFLLSPPVGSRLGGKRVGIVGLGSIGSAIARRLKAFGCVVSYHSRRRKHGVSYGYRPTALDLAAGSDVLVVACALTAETRHVVDRAVLDALGSGGVVVNVARGANVDEAELVRALAEGRIAGAALEVFEDEPDVPAQLLGMDNVVLTHHQAAYTPEAMTDLDCLVAGNLEAFFAGAPLLTPVLEVFD
- the LOC124674112 gene encoding glyoxylate/hydroxypyruvate reductase HPR3-like, producing METTPQSPADEKPLVFLAQPLFPEFAAALAGRYRFVLSADADAATSAEARVLLVPGLAPVTAEHLARLPALELVAGTSVGVDHVDLGTCRSRGLSVTNAGPAFAVDSADYAVGLLVAVLRRVAAADAYVRRGRWAADGDYPLATKVSGKRVGIVGLGNIGSRVARRLAAFGCAVSYHSRSPKPSSPYTFVPALLDLAAGSDVLVLSCALTAETKHMVNREVMEALGKDGVLINVGRGGLVDEPELVRCLRGGVLGDAGLDVYANEPAVPPELFGMDNVVLSDHRAVITPESIRGALEVVTANLEAFFSGRPLVSPVQL